One Acidimicrobiales bacterium DNA segment encodes these proteins:
- a CDS encoding acetolactate synthase large subunit: MSLSGAPQSSESPMSDNQQMPGGEALVKSLEHEGVDMVFGYPGGAILPVYDPIIDSSIRHILVRHEQGAGHMAEGYAHATGRPGVAMVTSGPGATNIVTPLADAFLDSVPMVCITGQVPYAAIGTDAFQECDTTGITMAVTKHNFLVTEAQDIPRIIHEAFHIATTGRPGPVLVDIPKDIVDPTNPRSAMNWYQATDADMELPGYQPVTEGDRELIRQAAELIRDAERPVLYVGGGVLKARAADALRELAEMVQIPVVTTLMARGAFPDSHELNLGMPGMHGNYSAVTAMQKSDLLISLGARFDDRVTGKLDGFAPTAKIIHVDIDPAELGKVRWANVGIQGDCRLVIEGLNHALRELGGAEVQADRSAWRSTVSGWQEKFPLTYEQSGPGEKLKPQFVIEQLRDGNPSDTIVASGVGQHQMYTSQWWQFDHPYTWINSGGLGTMGFSIPAAIGAKAGMPDRRVWAVDGDGCFQMTAQELVTASVENIPIKVALLNNSYLGMVRQWQEMFYDERYSEVYLQERVPDYVKWAEAMGCAAIRVEAPEEVGPAIEKANEINDRPVVVEFVTDARENVFPMVPAGATNSELLVDPSQQHLLEGES, translated from the coding sequence CTGTCCCTTTCCGGGGCACCGCAATCCAGTGAGAGTCCAATGAGCGACAACCAACAGATGCCCGGCGGCGAAGCACTCGTCAAGAGCCTCGAACACGAGGGTGTCGACATGGTCTTCGGCTACCCCGGCGGCGCCATCCTCCCGGTCTACGACCCGATCATCGATAGCTCGATCCGCCACATCCTCGTGCGCCACGAACAGGGCGCCGGTCACATGGCCGAGGGATACGCCCACGCCACCGGGCGCCCCGGCGTCGCGATGGTCACCTCCGGACCCGGCGCGACCAACATCGTGACGCCCCTCGCCGACGCGTTCCTCGACTCCGTCCCGATGGTCTGCATCACCGGCCAGGTGCCCTATGCCGCCATCGGGACCGATGCGTTCCAGGAGTGCGACACCACCGGCATCACCATGGCCGTGACGAAGCACAACTTCCTGGTGACCGAGGCGCAGGACATCCCGCGCATCATCCACGAGGCGTTCCACATCGCCACCACCGGACGCCCCGGGCCCGTGCTCGTCGACATCCCGAAGGACATCGTCGACCCGACGAATCCCCGATCGGCGATGAACTGGTACCAGGCCACCGATGCCGACATGGAGCTTCCCGGCTACCAGCCCGTGACCGAGGGCGATCGCGAGCTGATCCGTCAGGCTGCGGAGCTCATCCGCGACGCCGAGCGCCCCGTCCTCTACGTCGGCGGCGGCGTGCTCAAGGCCCGCGCGGCCGACGCCCTCCGCGAGCTCGCCGAGATGGTCCAGATCCCGGTCGTGACCACGCTCATGGCCCGTGGCGCGTTCCCCGACAGCCACGAGCTGAACCTCGGCATGCCCGGCATGCACGGCAACTACAGCGCCGTCACCGCCATGCAGAAGAGCGACCTGTTGATCTCGCTCGGAGCCCGCTTCGACGACCGCGTCACCGGCAAGCTCGACGGCTTCGCCCCGACGGCCAAGATCATCCATGTCGACATCGATCCTGCCGAGCTGGGCAAGGTCCGATGGGCCAACGTCGGCATCCAGGGCGACTGTCGCCTGGTCATCGAGGGTCTGAACCACGCCCTCCGGGAGCTCGGCGGCGCCGAGGTCCAGGCCGACCGCAGCGCGTGGCGTTCGACCGTCTCGGGCTGGCAGGAGAAGTTCCCGCTGACCTACGAGCAGTCGGGACCCGGCGAGAAGCTCAAGCCGCAGTTCGTCATCGAGCAGCTGCGGGACGGCAACCCGAGCGACACGATCGTGGCGTCGGGTGTCGGCCAGCACCAGATGTACACGAGCCAGTGGTGGCAGTTCGACCATCCCTACACGTGGATCAACTCCGGTGGCCTCGGGACGATGGGCTTCTCGATTCCCGCGGCGATCGGCGCCAAGGCGGGTATGCCCGATCGTCGCGTGTGGGCCGTCGACGGCGACGGCTGTTTCCAGATGACGGCGCAGGAGCTGGTGACCGCATCGGTCGAGAACATCCCGATCAAGGTCGCCCTGCTCAACAACTCCTACCTGGGCATGGTCCGCCAGTGGCAGGAGATGTTCTACGACGAGCGCTACAGCGAGGTCTACCTCCAGGAGCGGGTGCCCGACTACGTCAAGTGGGCCGAGGCGATGGGATGCGCGGCGATCCGGGTCGAGGCGCCCGAAGAGGTCGGCCCGGCGATCGAGAAGGCCAACGAGATCAACGACCGCCCGGTCGTGGTCGAGTTCGTGACCGATGCCCGCGAAAACGTGTTCCCGATGGTTCCCGCCGGGGCGACCAATTCCGAGCTGCTCGTCGATCCGAGTCAGCAGCACCTGCTGGAGGGCGAGTCGTGA
- the ilvN gene encoding acetolactate synthase small subunit codes for MNADRFHTIVTTVENKPGVLARVAGLFSRRGFNIESLAVAPTDDDRFSRITFTVDVESAPLEQVVKQLNKLINVVEIRELAPSDAVSRELMLVTVSADAGHRKELMELIEEWRAFVLAENSEQLMLSFSARTSRLDEFEESLRPFGIAEIQRTGRVALPALD; via the coding sequence GTGAACGCCGACCGATTCCACACGATCGTCACCACTGTCGAGAACAAGCCGGGTGTGCTCGCTCGCGTGGCCGGGCTGTTCAGCCGTCGCGGCTTCAACATCGAGTCGCTGGCCGTGGCTCCGACCGACGACGACCGGTTCAGCCGGATCACCTTCACCGTCGATGTCGAATCGGCGCCGCTCGAGCAGGTGGTCAAGCAGCTCAACAAGCTGATCAACGTCGTCGAGATCCGCGAGCTCGCGCCGAGCGACGCCGTCTCCCGCGAGCTGATGCTGGTCACCGTGTCGGCCGATGCCGGACACCGCAAGGAACTCATGGAGCTCATCGAGGAGTGGCGGGCGTTCGTGCTTGCCGAGAACAGCGAGCAGCTCATGCTGTCGTTCTCGGCCCGCACCTCCCGGCTCGACGAGTTCGAGGAGTCTCTGCGACCCTTCGGGATCGCCGAGATCCAGCGCACCGGTCGAGTGGCCCTTCCCGCCCTCGACTGA
- the ilvC gene encoding ketol-acid reductoisomerase: MANIYYEKDVDRSAIADRKVAILGYGSQGHAHALNLKESGIDVRVGLREGSGSVAKAEAAGLRVLSIADATAEADVVMMLMPDTEMAEIYEDHVAPNMNAGDALFFAHGFNIRFDLITPADNLDVCMVAPKGPGHLVRRTYTEGGGVPALIAVEQDATGGAKALALAYADAIGGARAGVIETTFTEETETDLFGEQAVLCGGTTRLVQSGFETLIEAGYQPEVAYFECLHELKLIVDLMYEEGIAGMRYSVSDTAEWGDLTSGPRVIDDNVKATMKQVLTEIQDGTFAANWVAESRAGREKFHALEQAGHDHPIEKVGKELRAMMPWISAGKQSVAETSGGQGM, encoded by the coding sequence GTGGCGAACATCTACTACGAGAAGGACGTCGACCGTTCCGCGATCGCCGACCGCAAGGTCGCGATCCTCGGCTACGGCTCGCAGGGGCACGCGCATGCCCTCAATCTGAAGGAGTCGGGCATCGACGTGCGCGTCGGTCTTCGCGAGGGCTCCGGCTCGGTGGCCAAGGCGGAGGCCGCAGGCCTGCGGGTGCTGTCGATCGCCGACGCGACCGCGGAAGCGGACGTCGTCATGATGCTGATGCCCGACACCGAGATGGCGGAGATCTACGAGGACCATGTCGCTCCCAACATGAACGCGGGTGACGCCCTGTTCTTCGCCCACGGCTTCAACATCCGCTTCGACCTGATCACGCCCGCCGACAACCTCGACGTGTGCATGGTCGCCCCCAAGGGCCCCGGGCACCTCGTGCGCCGTACCTACACCGAAGGCGGCGGTGTGCCCGCACTCATCGCCGTCGAGCAGGACGCGACCGGTGGGGCCAAGGCCCTCGCGCTGGCCTACGCCGATGCCATCGGCGGCGCTCGCGCCGGTGTGATCGAGACCACCTTCACCGAGGAGACCGAGACCGATCTGTTCGGTGAACAGGCTGTGCTGTGCGGTGGCACCACCCGTCTGGTGCAGTCGGGCTTCGAGACGCTGATCGAGGCCGGCTACCAGCCCGAGGTTGCGTATTTCGAGTGTCTCCACGAGCTCAAGCTGATCGTCGACCTCATGTACGAAGAGGGCATCGCCGGCATGCGCTACAGCGTGTCCGACACCGCCGAGTGGGGCGACCTCACGTCGGGGCCCCGTGTCATCGACGACAACGTCAAGGCCACCATGAAGCAGGTCCTGACCGAGATCCAGGACGGCACCTTCGCCGCCAACTGGGTCGCCGAGTCGCGCGCCGGTCGCGAGAAGTTCCACGCCCTCGAGCAGGCCGGCCACGATCACCCGATCGAGAAGGTCGGCAAGGAACTGCGCGCGATGATGCCGTGGATCTCCGCCGGCAAGCAGAGCGTGGCCGAGACCTCCGGCGGACAGGGCATGTAG
- a CDS encoding YbhB/YbcL family Raf kinase inhibitor-like protein, protein MELTVDGITEGERIPTRHAFCAGEEMGDNISPALRWSGVPAGTQSIAITCTDPDVPSDPTDVNQEGRTVPADLPRITFAHWLLVDLPADTTEIAEAAEGSGIVARGKPVDAGALGGVRGANDFTSWFEGDAEMGGTYGGYDGPCPPGNDSIMHHYTFTVHALDVASLGLSPGFRLADFEAAVAGHVLDSAVVMGLYSLNPEVD, encoded by the coding sequence ATGGAACTCACCGTGGACGGCATCACCGAGGGCGAGCGGATTCCCACCCGCCATGCGTTCTGCGCAGGCGAGGAGATGGGCGACAACATCAGCCCGGCGCTGCGCTGGAGTGGCGTCCCCGCGGGGACGCAGTCGATCGCCATCACCTGCACCGATCCCGACGTGCCGAGCGACCCGACCGATGTGAACCAGGAGGGGCGCACGGTGCCGGCCGACCTGCCCCGCATCACCTTCGCCCACTGGCTCCTGGTCGATCTCCCGGCCGACACCACCGAGATCGCCGAAGCCGCGGAAGGCAGCGGCATCGTCGCCCGCGGCAAGCCCGTCGACGCTGGTGCGCTCGGCGGCGTCCGCGGTGCCAACGATTTCACGTCGTGGTTCGAGGGTGATGCCGAGATGGGTGGAACGTACGGCGGCTACGACGGCCCGTGCCCGCCCGGCAACGATTCGATCATGCATCACTACACGTTCACGGTGCACGCGCTCGACGTGGCGTCGCTCGGTCTCTCGCCCGGGTTCCGCCTGGCCGACTTCGAGGCCGCCGTCGCCGGCCACGTGCTCGACTCGGCCGTTGTGATGGGGCTCTATTCGCTCAATCCCGAAGTCGACTGA
- a CDS encoding ABC transporter ATP-binding protein, with protein sequence MANAIEVTDLVKAYGANRAVDGVSFTVEEGEVVAILGPNGAGKSTTVEILEGHRARSSGEVRVLGVDPGNAGPGFRDRLGIVLQSAGVDKELTVQEVLHFYRVAYSRPRDVDELIALVELEEKADERVSTLSGGQQRRVDLALGLIGDPDLIFLDEPTTGFDPAARRRSWDLVRNLTDLGRTVVLTTHSLEEAEQLADRVMVLAAGRIVADGTAARLRAEFGKGTRISFGLPSVDEPLSGLLDPLRGTSRGRDRRIEITTDTPTADLAHVTAWATARGIELEGLSVSSTDLEDIYLGLVGEDA encoded by the coding sequence ATGGCCAACGCCATCGAGGTCACCGATCTCGTCAAGGCCTACGGCGCCAACCGGGCCGTCGACGGGGTCTCGTTCACGGTGGAGGAGGGAGAGGTCGTCGCGATCCTCGGTCCGAACGGCGCAGGTAAATCCACCACGGTCGAGATCCTGGAAGGTCACCGCGCTCGCAGTAGCGGTGAGGTACGCGTCCTCGGCGTCGATCCCGGAAACGCCGGTCCCGGCTTCCGGGACCGGCTCGGAATCGTCCTCCAGTCGGCCGGCGTCGACAAGGAACTCACGGTGCAGGAGGTACTCCACTTCTATCGAGTCGCCTACTCCCGCCCCCGAGACGTCGACGAGCTGATCGCCCTCGTCGAACTCGAGGAGAAGGCCGACGAGCGGGTGAGCACCCTCTCGGGCGGCCAGCAGCGACGCGTCGATCTCGCCCTCGGGCTCATCGGCGACCCCGACCTCATCTTCCTCGACGAGCCCACGACCGGCTTCGATCCCGCAGCCCGCCGGCGGAGCTGGGATCTGGTCCGCAACCTGACCGATCTCGGTCGCACGGTGGTCCTCACCACGCACTCGCTCGAGGAAGCCGAACAACTCGCCGACCGGGTGATGGTCCTCGCGGCCGGTCGCATCGTCGCCGACGGCACCGCGGCCCGACTGCGGGCAGAGTTCGGCAAGGGCACGCGGATCTCGTTCGGCCTGCCTTCGGTCGACGAGCCGCTCAGCGGCCTGCTCGACCCGCTCCGCGGCACCAGCCGAGGACGAGATCGACGCATCGAGATCACCACCGACACCCCCACGGCTGACCTCGCCCACGTCACCGCCTGGGCCACGGCCCGCGGCATCGAGCTGGAGGGGCTGTCGGTGAGCTCCACCGACCTCGAAGACATCTATCTCGGTCTCGTCGGGGAGGATGCATGA